GCGTTTCACCGCCAGCGATGCCATGATCGGCCTGATCCTGGCACTAATCAGTCTGGCTACCGGTCTGGCAACACTGGCAGGCCCGTACCTGGCAAAGCGGGTAGGCAGGATGTCCGGGGTGGTACTCACACAAGCGCTGGCGATACCGTGCCTGATCGCGCTGGCCTTCGCACCATCGCTACCGGTGGCCGCAGCAATAGCGATGGTGCGTGGCATGTTGATGAATATGGCAACGCCACTGTTTGATGCACAGGCGCTCGCCCAGGCCCCGGCCCATCACCACCCCACCATCATCGGCATGATCCGGGCAGCAGCGACAGTTGGCTACATTGCCGGCCCGACGATAAGCGCCGAATTGCAAAGCAGCGCCGGGTTTGCTCCTATTTTCCTCATTGCCGCGCTCTGTTACACGGCGGCGGTGGTAGTTAATGCTGTCATCTTCGTGATCGGGAAGAGTAAGCAGGCGACCTTGTGATGCACAAGGTGATCGTGGGGAGAGGGAGGGTTGGCGTGCCTGTGCCTCTCACACCGTTCTACGCATCACCTGTTACCGGCACCACAGTGACACCAATCACCTTTGACGATCCTCTTAACGTGATACTGGGATCGTTAGTGTTGGCTTGAGACCTTAACCTTTGGGAGATGAGATATGTGAGGTATTACTTCCCGCGAACAAACGCCTGTACCAGGGCTTCAATCGCTCCAGGACGTGGCGTCAGTGCGTAAGGATCACCCTCGATCAGACCCTCAAACACACCATCCGCGTCCAACGCAAAGCGTTCAACACTTGCCAGGTTGACATCCCGCAATGACCAGACCAGCCCCAGGAGATCGTCTGCACTGAGATCGGTTCGGATGTGCGGACGTAGAGCAGTGGTAACGTGTGCAGCCAGCTCGACCTGGCGAACGGGGTCTTGTTCGCGAATCCGTCGGGCAATCGCCAGCAAAATCATCTGCTGGCGCGCCTCACGGGCATAAGCGCTATCAGCGTGGCGTGTCCGGCTCAAAATCAACGCCTGAGCACCATCAAGCCACTGCTTTCCTGCCGGAAAGTAAACCGATGTCACGCCATAATCCATCGTGGGATACAGGGGGTCATAGATTGGTTGCGCCAGCTCAACTTCGATGCCACCGATTGCATCAACCGCGGCCATAAAACCGGTAAAGTCGGCCCATACGACGTGATCGATGGGTAATCCAAGAAGCTGAGAAACAGTGCGCCTGGCCAACTCAGCACCGCCAATGGCCGGATTTTGCTCGCCGTACACGGTGGCACTGTTGATCCGCCCGTACCCGTAGCCGGGAATCGCAACGATCAGATCGCGCGGCAACGAGAGCAAAGCCACCCGGCGCGTCGCCATCTCGATCCGTACCACCATGATGGCATCGGCACGGGTTGCCCATCCTTCACCGGGACGCCGATCACTCCCCAACAGCAGGATATGGATCACGTCACTCGATGGCAGATTGACCCCCACTGTTGGCATCAAGGTCGGCACCGGCATCCGCCCATCAATCCCCGGCAAGCGGATCGGCGTTGCTGAAGCAGCAATAGTTACGTCACGCACAATGGATGTTGGTGTGATCGCCGGCGTAATGGCAGCCGACACTGCGGTCGGAACGACTGACGTCGGTTGGATAACATTCAACGGCTGTGGTGATGAGAGAGGGGTAAATGCTACCACCGACATCGCCGGCGTCGGTGTGGCTACCACTGTCGGCAACCGCATCGCTTCCAGATTCTGCCGGATAGTCATCGCTGCCCAAACCACCCGGCCGGTCTGGAAGCCTAACCAGCCGGCGAAGAGTGCCAGGAGTGCAATCAGCACATACCGTAACCAGGGGCGTTGCGATGGTGATTGCTCAGAAACAACCGGTTGAGTCAGTAAGTTTAGTAAGAGATCGTGGTCAGTCTGATCATGCAGAGTACGACAGGCAGAACAATGATCAAGGTGAGCTTTCAAGCGTAATCGGGTGCTCGAAGCAGTGCCGGGACGAATACCGGCTGCCAGGAGCGCACGTGCTTCACTGCATGTCATACGTAAGTCACTTGATCACCGATTGGCAATGTTCGGTAATCACTATTGGCAAGGAGACCACATTGTTAGCGGCTATATTTGATCAATAAAACCTTTTTACAATTTGTACTACCCAGTATACCATTTTGCCTGTTCATCTGCTATGATAAAGAACGTGGCACTCACTGCCTTTTACCAAAACAGGAGTATCAATATGCACCTCTCCCGGCGGCTATGGTGGATCGGCCTACTGGTCGCAATGCTTGGTCTGATCGCCCCGGCCACTGCTGCACCCATCCGTAACAACATCATAGACGTGGATCAGTTCGGTGACGAATCTGACCTCCCACCCAACCTGCTCAGTGACGAAGAGATTGAACGCATTGATCGGTTGCAGAACGATGCCACCACCCCGCTCGCCATTAGTGACGTCAGCCCTGACGATGGCGCCGTCCTGATCAGTTCAGCAAACCAGTTTGGGTTTCTCGATATCGAAACCGGTGATACGGTGCCGGTGGATGCGGCAGTGTTTGACTTCTTTGTTCCCCTGCCCTTCCTGGGCTTTGGACAGTTTAGCTGGCAAGACGAACGTACCCTCGGTGTATTGGCAGTCAACTTTTTCGCGGTCGGTAACGAGGATGCTTTTGTCACACTCTCTATTGACCGGTATACTGGTGAAGTGTTTGCTACCGCGGTTGGTATTCCCGATGAAAACATCGGGATTGTCTCGGTTGCCCCTAACCTTACCAGTTGGCTGATTGTGCGCGAGCCGCCGGAGGCAGAGGAAGTTGAGGCGGAGGGATTCACCATTCGGCATACCCTTGGGCTGCCTTCCACAGTTGCGGCACGGGTCAACCGGATCGAATTGCCTGCCCGTTTACAACGACGGGTTGATCTCCTGCGGCAACAACGGCCTGATCTTGTCAGTCGGCTGCTCTTCCAGCAACAGCAAGATGGAAATACCGTCGAAGCGACGCGCGCACCTTACGACCTCTTCCTGTACGATGCTACGACCGGCGAGGAACGGTATGTTACCAGTATTCCATACGCCTCTGGCTTGCTCAACGAAACCTGGACGAGCGATTCGGCGTATCTGGCAGTCTCGTTTTTCGGTGTGCCTGATGCTGAGGGGCGTAGCTTCTACAACGGCTCACTCTTTTCTGAAGAGATCTATCGCGATGTGACCGGTAACCTGCCACCAGGCCAGAATCCGGTCATCCAGAACAACAATACGTATGTGATCGATTTCGCCAGTGGGCAGACACAGGTGATTCGACCCGATCCCGCTCTCGGTGCTCCTATTCTTGAAGCGCACGATTGGGCGCCGGGCGGCCAGTCACTGCTGATCAAGGCCCACCATCCGGCCTACCTCCAGGGGCGAACCCACCCTGTCTACTATCCACGGTTCTCCTCGCGTACCAGTTTCCGCTTCTACGACCGGGGCAGTGATGGCCAATTCCGCCAGACCGGAACGTTCGAGCATCCGATGCTCTCTGGTGGTGATGTTGCCTTTGCGTTCAGCATTGCCGATTTTGTCAGTCCCGATGAAATCATCGTGCGTGGTGTAGTAGGTAGCAATCGCCATCCCTACTACTACAACCGCGTTTCAGGCGAATTGCGCAATCTGGCCGACCGTGCCGGTGCCTATTACAACGTTGTGTCAACCAGCAGCAGTACACGCCAGATCGTCTTCACCCACACCTCTTACACCAGTCCACCGGACATCTACCGTCTACGTTGGGATGGAACGGCACTGGCTCGTCTGACCTGGGAGAATGAAGAGTTGCGGGTGGAAGCCAATTTACGACAAGACCCGGTGACCTTCACCCTCCGGAACGGTCAGGTGCGGGTAGGAACGCTGATCCAATCGGCAGATGCGCCCTTCCCACCACGCGATGTGCGCCTGATCGTCTGGCAAGAGGGCGGGCCAAACGTGCCAATGATCAATCAGTGGCAGGCCAACGTTGAGAACCCGTATGCACTCTTGCCCTCATTTGGCTTTGCGTTGCTGATTACACCGGTGGCCGGTCGCCACGGCTACACGCCGGCTGTTTACAACTCACTGGTGGATCGGGGTAATTTCGGCCAGATCGATATCGATGAGCAGGCCGAGATCGTTCGCCAGGCAATTGCGCGGGGCTGGACATCAGCCGGCAAGATCGGGATTACAGGATGCTCGTATGGTGGCTATTTCGTCTTGCAGAGCATTGTGCGGTATCCCGATCTCTACGCTGCCGCCAACCCACAATGTGCGTTCATTGACCTGATCAGTGATTGGGCATTAGGCAGTGGCCCGCTGGTGCCGTACATGGAAGGTTTACCCCCGTACAAAGCCATCAGTGAGTACGTCAAGGACTCGCCGAGCTACGGTGCTGATCGGGTGAAGGCAGCAGTGCTCACCTTCCACGGCACCGATGACTTCCTGCCGATTGTCCAGAACGAGAACTTCCATTTACAACTGGTCAACCGTGGGGTACCGGCTCGAATGGTACGGTTCATCTTTGAAGGTCACGGGTTGTCGATGGCAGAAAACCAGCTCTACGCCGCACAGGAACAGATCTCCTGGTTCCGTACCCATCTTAAGTAGGTGCTTGCAGGTAGCATAGACAGGGGCAGATCGCTCCTGCCCCTGTCCATGCTTATCCGGTTGTGACGAGAGGTCTGTATTAGTTGTAGTAGAACAATGCGCCGACCATTTTATTACCGTTTGAGTGAAGGGATGCGGATCAGTGTGCGTCCCCAATACCTACCGGGGCACTCATTCCCGCCACTACAACGCTTCGTCTTCGCCTACGATGTACGAATTGAAAATATTAGCCGACGAACAGCGCAGTTGATGAGTCGGCGCTGGCTCATTTACGACTCGATTGGTGAGGAACTGGAAGTTGTTGGTGATGGAGTGGTTGGGTTACAGCCGGTGCTCGGCCCCGGCGATGTCCACGAATACCAGAGCTACTGTGTGCTCAAGTCGCCACGCGGCTGGATGGAGGGAGAGTACTTTTTTCGCACCCTCGATAACACGACGTTCGCCGCCATCATTCCGCGTTTCGACCTGATCGCCGATGCGGAGATGATCGATGATGAGGAGAGATTATGAACGAGATCGTCTCCGCTCGCGCCGATAGGTCGTAATGAATACGACGGCGAGGAGAGGCAACAACCATGGCCAATCGCGACGTTCTTCGCGCAGGAGCCGCCAGGTAGCGCGAAGCTGGATTAACCAGGGAAAGCGGGCCAGTTGTACCTCAAGAATTGCCAGGAGCCGGCGCTGCCACTCCGGTGTCTGATCGGTCGTCATAGGTGCTGGTTTCCTTCCCCATCCTGGCAGTGACAGTCGCCATCCCCTTGCAGCATTCTTAGCGTTTGTCGAAGGTTTTGGCTTCACCATCGCTACCATATTTTCAGGCTTTATCCCGTCAGTGTCTGTGTTTCCTCTTGCGTGCACAACCCAAACAATCTGACGATAGGTGTGCTGCTGTCTGTCATTATAAACGAGGACGGCACACAGCGTACTTTACAACCTTTCCCCTTTGCGGCAGCACCGGTTAGAGGTGAGGTGTACGGCAAACGCGGAAGCGTGGCTTCCGCACTCCAAACCGGGCGCTACAGGCAAGCCTGCCTGAAACCAAAATCCCCTCGATGTGTGATCACACGGCGTGCACAGCGAGAACGCTGTTGCCGCATGTCTGTGATCAAGTGCAGTGCCGGTGTGATCGCGTGGATAGAACCTGTTTCAAAAAACATCTCCTATGAGAGTATCTCATTCGTTGCCGAGCGATTCCATGATCGTAACGAGCACACCCGGCATTCGCGTGACCAGCCGGGTCAACGACCTGACACGTGCCAGATCGTGAGCACGGCTGGCGCGGCAGCATGGCTGCCGCACGCCAAACTTCGCGACACGCGGATGATGAGCGAGCAAGGCAACCAATCCAGCGCGTGATAGCACCACAGATGGTTGTTAGAGCGCGACAGTACAGCGTTTTATGAAACAAGTTCTAGTGTGCTATGAACCCTACCACACCAGCCCGTTCTGTTGGCGTCCGTTGTCGAAACAGGTTTTCCAGGCGATAAAACACCTTGCGGCAGCCCGGCTGCCGCAAGGTGTCTGTACCATCTAGCCGGCTATCAGGCAAGATAGCGTGTCCGCTTTGAGACTACCCCTCGAAGAACTTGCGATTCTTCTCAATATAGCTCTTCCACTGCTCCGGCACCGAATCATCGGCGAAAATCGCCTCGACCGGGCACTCTGGCTCGCAGGCACCACAGTCAATGCACTCGTCGGGATTGATGTAGTACTGATCATCACCCTCGTAGATGCAATCAACCGGGCAGACGGCAACGCACGATGCATCCTTGGTTCCGATACACGGCTCAGCGATAATGTACGGCACTGATGTCTCCTTCCTGTATCTGTGTCAGCGGTTACACAATGGTTGTTTGGTTTCAGACTACTACAGGAAGGAGGTGTCTGTCTACCACTTTTGTACCACTTCGCCACAACGTTGTGGACGCACGCGCAATGTACGTTCGGGATGGTAGCTGACCAGACCAATCGGCCCACCGGGGATTTTACGGACTGCCCGTCGGCGACAGAGATCGACTTCTACCGCCGTATCATCACGCGCCTGACTGTAATACGCTGCCAGAGCGGCTGCTTCATAGATAGTTTGTTCAGGCGGATGATCGGCCCGAATAATCACGTGAGCACCGTGAATATTGCGGGCGTGCAACCACCAGTCGGTTGGGCGAGCAATCCGAAAGGTGACTTCTTCATTCTGGCGTGCGGTACGCCCAACGTAGATCGGTAGGCCATCACTTGAACGGATCAGGAGTGGACGCGACCGCACGGGTGGGCGACGGGTGGCTGAGGAACGCAGATAGCCGGCCTCTTCAGCCTCGGCGGCAATCTGATCGATCTGGTTTGAGTCATCGGCTACCGCTGCCAGGGCAATGAACTGGTCGATACCGGCCAGGCGTTGTTCAATCTCAGCGAGGCGTTCGGGCAAGATAGCACGTGCGCTCTTGGCTTTCTCATACGCCCTGAATCGCTCTTGGGCCTGTTCGACCGGCGAGCGTTTGGGGTCAAGCGCAATCCGTTCCCCCTCTACCACCAGCTCAGTAGCCTGGGGTGGCAACTGGTGAAGAAAGGCAAAGATCATCTCACCCTCCCAGCGCAGGCGATCAAGTTCGGCGGTACGCGCCAGCTCGGCAGCGATTTGATCACGTTGCCGTTCGATATGCTCACGGCTGGCACGCAAACGGTTCAGCAAATCGGCCCGACGCTGATCACGGCCCAGGGGCTGCTGACGGGCAGTGTAAAAGGCTTCCAGCGCCGCACTCATCCCTGGCATGACAGTGATAGTCGCACCATCGCCGGCGAGATGCGATGGATAATACGGCGCAAAAGCCACAGGACCCTGCTCGTTCCTAACCAGATGGGGGGCGGGTGGTTCGGCGAATATCTCACGCAACCGGGCAGCAATGGTGTATGCCGGTAATGCCAGCCCGGCTTGGGGGATGGAGCCACAGGCTCGCGTCAACACCTCACGGGCGATCTGGGGTGACACACCACGATAGGCGTTGACTAACGCTTTTACCGGTTCACCCTTGCCCAGCAGGTGCTCGATCTCGGCTGCACTTGCCCGGAGAGGGTCACGTTTATCTGGTGGTGGAGGCAATTCGTACACCCGGCGGGGCAAGACAACCCGACTGCTCATACGGGGAGAAACCCGCTTGATCGCGTCGAGAATAATGTTATTATCATCAACTAAGATGATGTTGCTGCGCCGATCTTGCGGCTCAACGATGAGATCGCAATGCAACAGATGATCGGCATCAGCCGTCAGATCGTCATCATTGTCATCGTCAGCGATCAGCTCATCGGGATCAAAGGTCTGTTTGCGTGACTCCGTTGGTTTCGTTATACTGAGCACAACAACTCGCTCGTAGGGAGGTTGTTCGATATTAACAATCCGCCCACCGAGCACATATTTTCGCAGCAACAGCAAAAAGGGCGTTTCGCCGTCAACGCCGCGGGTTGGGCGCTGACTGATCAGGTGAATACGGGCCATTTGCGCATCGGCGGAGGCGAGCAGGTAGTGGCGCCGACCCTGTCGATACACTTCCAGTCCAATCGCCAGCGGCCCAACCAGGACAACGCGCTGGATGCGACCATCGAGCACCGTTGCGCGCAATTCTTCCACGACGGCAGTCAAAGTCAGGGCATCAAAGTACATATAACCACAAGTAATACGAGAACCGACACCTTTGGCAGGATACCACAATCGGGTACAGGCATGGAACCATTTCTCAATCCGATTTTACAGGGCAAACCACCACAGCCACTGCTCGTCGTCATTTCAGGGCCATCGGGTGTGGGCAAAGACTCGGTCTTGATGCGCATGCGCGAGCTAGGCTTTCCGTTTCACTTTGTCGTCACGGCGAACAGTCGACCGCAGCGACCGGGCGAGATTGACGGTGTTGACTACCATTTTGTCACGACCGAGCGTTTTCGCGAGATGATCGAGAACGATGAACTGCTGGAGTGGGCCGAGGTCTACGGCCAGTATAAAGGGATTCCCAAATTCGAGATTCGGCAGGCAATGGCCAGTGGTCGCGATGTTATTCTACGAATTAACGTTGATGGTGCAGCAACAATTAAGCGGTTGGCTCCCGAAGCCGTCTTTATTTTTCTGGCGCCGGCTTCGCTCGACGAGCTACGCCACCGGCTCTTGCTCCGCCGAACCGAGTCGCCGGCGGAAGTGGAACGGCGGTTAGCCATGGTTGCCGATGAATTGGCCCAGTTACCCAATTTCGATTACGTCGTTATCAATCACGCCGACCGACTTGACGAAGCGGTTGGTCAGATCCGTGCCATTATTAGCGCTGAAAAGGCGCGCGTGTACCCGCGTCGAATTTCCCTCTAGCTTTTTGAACCGGGGAGTACTACAATGAGTATTCAAGAGCGCTTAACGAATGATTTGAAAGAGGCAATGCGTGCCGGCGACAAGGTTCGCGTAAATGCGATCCGGGCAGCGCGTGCAGCCCTACAAGCTGCACAGCTCGATGCCGCCAAGCAGCGGTTCGATGCGGCTGTGGCCGAGATTGAAGCCCGTCACGCTGGTGATCCGGCAGCCATTGAAGCGGCCAAGGCTAATCTCGCCATAGACAGTCATGCGGCCCTCAGTGATGCCGAGCAGGAAGCAGTCATTGCCCGCGAGATCAAGCGTCGGCGTGATGCCGCCGAGATTTATCACAAGGCTGGCCGTAGCGATCTGGCCGCTGCTGAAGAGGCGGAAATTGCCATTCTGAGTGAATATCTACCCAAAATGCTCAGCCCTGAGGAATTACGGCCACTGGTAGCAGCGGTGATTGCCGAATTGGGAGTAAGTGGCCCAGCAGCAATGGGCAAAGTGATGCCTGTTCTGCTCGAACGCTTCAAAGGTCAGGCCGAAAACCGTACAATCAGCCAGGTTGCGCGAGAACTCCTGAGTTCGGCGTAACCCACCCATGTACGAGACGCCTATGAAAGCCATTTCACACCACCGGCTATCACGCTGGTTTGTTCGTCCACAGTGGTTATGGCTGTCGCGCAACCAGTTACGACAACTGCTGGCGGCACTTTTGTTGTGGACTGGCATCTGGTTCGTATTGACCTTTCGGTTGCCTGGTGCCGATGGCTTGCAGGTGGGTCAACCCAGCCCGCTGAGCATCACGGCACCAGAAGAGGTAACCTTCACCAGCGACGTGCTGACGGCAGAACGCCGTACTCAGGCGGCAAATAATCCTGACAACCTGGTTTATTTTAATGACCCGAAGATACCGATTGACCAACGACGCAATCTGTTCACCTTGCTGGAAACCATTGGCCGTCTGCGTAACGATCCGACGCTAGATGAAGCCGGTCGGCTGCGAGCGTTGAGTAATCTGCCCAGTGCCGATGTACAACTCAACACCGACCAGGCACGCCTGATCCTTGCCCTCGATGATGAAGAATGGTCGTTGCTACGCACAACCATTCTAAACCTTTATGATCGGGCAATTGAACGGTACGATTACGCAATCGATGAGCGAGCACTCAGCCAACTGCGCGATCGCTGGTTGAGTTTCTGGCTGGCAACAACCTCGCTCGATACCGCGCAACGGGAACTCGCGCAACAGATCACCTCGGCCTTTCTGCGCGTCAATCGGACATTAGACAATACAGCTACCGAAGAACGGCGGGCGAAGGCGATGGCCCAGGTCGAACCGGTTGAAGTAAAGGTGCTGGCCGGCGAGATGATTATCCGCGCAGGCGAGATCGTAACGCCGGCCCACATTGAGAAATTACAGGCAACCGGAGCAATGCCGCGCCCGCTGGGTTGGTCTGAACTGCTTGGGTACGGCTTACTGGCGGCGATCCTGACCGCAGGTATCAGTGGCTATCTCCACGTATTCCAGCCTAAACTGATGACCCATCCACGCGCACTTACCACCTTAATGTTCAGTATTGTAGTGACGCTGCTCCTGGCACGTCTCACCTTGCTGGTCTACAATGAACGACCCATCTTCTTCCCGCTGGCAGTGCTGGCAGTCGTTACTACGATTGTATTTACAGGTCAGATCGGCTTTGCCGTTAGCCTGCTGGCAGCGGTAGTGATTAGCGTGATGGAAGGGAATGATCTGACGCTGGCCGCAACCCTGTTTGCCAGTTGCACCAGTGCGATCCTGCTGACACGTCAGGCTGATCGGCTCCGTTCGTTTTTAATCGCCGGTTTCGGAGTTACGGCGACAATTACGATCCTGGAGACAACCTTCTGGCTAAGCCAGCAGGCCATCTTTACCCTTTCGGGCTTCAGTGGCTGGATCGCAACCACAGTGTTATCGGCACTTGCCAATGGTGGATTGACAACCATTCTCACCTTTGGCCTCTTTAATGTGGTTGGCCGACTGGCCGGTCAGGTAACGGCATTGCAGTTGATGGAACTGGCCCATCCATCACAACCACTCTTACGTAAACTGATTCGGGAAGCTCCGGGCACCTATTACCATAGCGTTGCGGTGGGTAATCTGGCCGAGGCCGCTGCCGAAGCTATCGGCGCCGATGCGCTCTTACTGCGGGTTGCGGCGTATTACCACGACATCGGCAAAACGATACGACCGGCATTTTTTACCGATAATCAAATGGGGCGTGAGAACGTCCATGATGATCTCGATCCGTACATCAGTGCCCAAATCATCATCGACCATGTACGTGAGGGGATCAAAATGGCGCGAGCTGCCCATCTTCCAGAGCAGATTATCGACTTTATCGCTACCCATCATGGAACCGGCCTGGTGCGCCATTTCTACCAACTCGCCTTACAACGTTACGACCACGTTGATGAGCGTGATTTTCGTTATCCCGGCCCACGTCCCCAAACCCGCGAACAGGCTATCCTGATGCTGGCCGACTCGGTTGAAGCGACGGTACGGGCCAAAGCCCAACACGGCAAACTCATCGCAAAGCGCAATGGCGACACGAGTGAACGAACAACGCCTGGCGCGGTAACGCTCGATGAGCTGGTGCAATCCATCATCGATGCGCGCGTTCGTGAAGGCGAACTCAACGATGCTCCGCTGACGATGCGCGAACTAGGGCAGATTAAAACCGTCTTTGTGAATAATCTCCAATCCATCTACCATCCCAGAGTGGATTATGCGCCATCGCTCGTGCGAACCTGAAGGAGTAGAGTTGTGATGTACACTGCCGACAGCCCAATTCTTGGCCCGCAAACCGCGGCAATGGATCAGATGAGCCGTTATATCCTCAGTCGTCCACACGGTGAGTATACCGAAAAGGATATTGCCGATGTGATTATTCCGGCGTATCTCCGGGTCTGTATCCCGGTCGGGGTTGATCCGGTGCTGGCAGTGGCCCAGATGATCCATGAGACCGGCAACCTTACCAGTTTCTGGAGCCAGCGCCCCCAACGGAATCCGGCGGGAATTGGGGTAACCGGGCAGTGGCAACTTCATCAGCCGACCGATCTGCGCGGGTGGGCGTATAATACCCAACGTCAGCGTTGGGAAGCCGGGGTAAGTTTTGCGACCTGGGCGGATGATGCGATTCCGGCCCATATTGGTCGTCTACTGGCTTATGCTCTGCCTGAAGGAAGTGAAACCCCACCGCAGCGGGAACTCATTGCCAAAGCGCTCAGCTACCGGCCATTCCCACGGGCGTTTCGCGGGAGCGCCCAAACCATCAAACAACTGGGTCGCGCCCACAATCCACTTGGTGCCCAGGGGGCCGGTTGGGCCAGTCCTGGCCATACCTACGGTGAGGCGATTGCGCGCCTGGCCAATCAAATTCTGGCTGTACCGCTGGAATGAAACCGAGAGGTATGCTGCGTTCTGGTATGGTTCGAGAAAACGCGAAAGTTCTTTGGTGCGGAAGCACTGCAACCCATTGATGTATACAATTACCTGCGAAGATATACCACATGCATCGTCAATCCATCACCCGTTCAAGCCATAGGAGGAAGACTGGTATCATTAGAGCAGCTATTTGACTTGTCACTAAAGCCCGGCAATATGTTATACTACGGCCAGCACCTGCATACAATTCCACTACGGTGACAGGAACTCGTTCCTATGAACAACACATTCGTCGCAATTGCCGATGCACTACGAGCACATCTTCCGTCGCTTCCCCCAGCCGAACGTCCATTGCTCGTCGCATTAGCCGATGCGTTGAGTACCGGTGATCCCTCGCACCTGTTGACTCTGCTGCGTAACGGCGGATCGATCAGTGCCGGTTTCAACCGCCTTGATGCAGTCCGTCGCCAGGCAACCGGCTTACTGGCCGATAACCCGGCAGCAGCGGGGCCAATTGCCGACATTGTGGCCGAGGCGCAACGAGTGTTAATCGCGGAAGAAGAGACGATGCTGCGACGCGAGCATATGCTCAATCAGCGCCTTGAACAGAGTTTTCTGACCTCACCGCTGGCAACGCTCGAAGCTAATGAGTACGGTATCATTACCCGCTGGAATTCGGCTGCCGAACGTATTTTTGGCTGGAGTGCAGCCGAAGCGGTTGGCAAAAATGCTATTGAACTGCTGGTCCCGAACATTGCCCGCGAACACGTCGAAGCGATTGTCCAGGCTCTCCTGAGTGGTCAGGCAAAGAATAGCCGCAATGAAAACATCACGAAAGATGGCCGCATTATCATTTGTCAGTGGTACAACGCGGTTTTGTACCATCCTGATGGAAGAGTTGCCGGCTGGTTGTCGCAGACCGAAGATATTACCGAACAGATTCGTGCCGAAGAAGCCCTGCGCGAGAATCAACGCCGCCTCGATAGGTTAATGCGTAATTTGCCCGGCATTGCATATCGATCCCGCAAGGATGGGCGCTGGACGGCTGAGTTTATGAGTGAAGGGGCGCTTGAGGTTACTGGTTATCCGGCCAGCGATTTTATGCCGGACGGTGATCAACCGCTGCGCCGTTATTTTGGTGATCTCATCCTGCCTGAAGACCGCGAGGCAGTGAAGGAGAGTGTGCAGACGGCAATTGCTCAGC
This genomic window from Chloroflexus aurantiacus J-10-fl contains:
- a CDS encoding PAS domain S-box protein is translated as MNNTFVAIADALRAHLPSLPPAERPLLVALADALSTGDPSHLLTLLRNGGSISAGFNRLDAVRRQATGLLADNPAAAGPIADIVAEAQRVLIAEEETMLRREHMLNQRLEQSFLTSPLATLEANEYGIITRWNSAAERIFGWSAAEAVGKNAIELLVPNIAREHVEAIVQALLSGQAKNSRNENITKDGRIIICQWYNAVLYHPDGRVAGWLSQTEDITEQIRAEEALRENQRRLDRLMRNLPGIAYRSRKDGRWTAEFMSEGALEVTGYPASDFMPDGDQPLRRYFGDLILPEDREAVKESVQTAIAQQRQFEITYRIRHADGSIRWVWERGTGVFNETGQLEAIEGFITDVTAERQAAEERQALNERIIAAQEAALRELSTPIVPISRGVIAMPLIGSIDSTRAQQVIESLLEGVNTSGAHIVILDVTGVPVVDTQVANTLLRSAQAVRLLGAEVLLTGIRPEVAQTIVGLGLDMSHIRTLATLQDGITYALGRQSLGQTIVHRIR
- a CDS encoding GatB/YqeY domain-containing protein — protein: MSIQERLTNDLKEAMRAGDKVRVNAIRAARAALQAAQLDAAKQRFDAAVAEIEARHAGDPAAIEAAKANLAIDSHAALSDAEQEAVIAREIKRRRDAAEIYHKAGRSDLAAAEEAEIAILSEYLPKMLSPEELRPLVAAVIAELGVSGPAAMGKVMPVLLERFKGQAENRTISQVARELLSSA
- a CDS encoding glucosaminidase domain-containing protein; translated protein: MYTADSPILGPQTAAMDQMSRYILSRPHGEYTEKDIADVIIPAYLRVCIPVGVDPVLAVAQMIHETGNLTSFWSQRPQRNPAGIGVTGQWQLHQPTDLRGWAYNTQRQRWEAGVSFATWADDAIPAHIGRLLAYALPEGSETPPQRELIAKALSYRPFPRAFRGSAQTIKQLGRAHNPLGAQGAGWASPGHTYGEAIARLANQILAVPLE
- a CDS encoding HD family phosphohydrolase; this translates as MKAISHHRLSRWFVRPQWLWLSRNQLRQLLAALLLWTGIWFVLTFRLPGADGLQVGQPSPLSITAPEEVTFTSDVLTAERRTQAANNPDNLVYFNDPKIPIDQRRNLFTLLETIGRLRNDPTLDEAGRLRALSNLPSADVQLNTDQARLILALDDEEWSLLRTTILNLYDRAIERYDYAIDERALSQLRDRWLSFWLATTSLDTAQRELAQQITSAFLRVNRTLDNTATEERRAKAMAQVEPVEVKVLAGEMIIRAGEIVTPAHIEKLQATGAMPRPLGWSELLGYGLLAAILTAGISGYLHVFQPKLMTHPRALTTLMFSIVVTLLLARLTLLVYNERPIFFPLAVLAVVTTIVFTGQIGFAVSLLAAVVISVMEGNDLTLAATLFASCTSAILLTRQADRLRSFLIAGFGVTATITILETTFWLSQQAIFTLSGFSGWIATTVLSALANGGLTTILTFGLFNVVGRLAGQVTALQLMELAHPSQPLLRKLIREAPGTYYHSVAVGNLAEAAAEAIGADALLLRVAAYYHDIGKTIRPAFFTDNQMGRENVHDDLDPYISAQIIIDHVREGIKMARAAHLPEQIIDFIATHHGTGLVRHFYQLALQRYDHVDERDFRYPGPRPQTREQAILMLADSVEATVRAKAQHGKLIAKRNGDTSERTTPGAVTLDELVQSIIDARVREGELNDAPLTMRELGQIKTVFVNNLQSIYHPRVDYAPSLVRT